The following proteins come from a genomic window of Pyxidicoccus sp. MSG2:
- a CDS encoding FAD-binding oxidoreductase, with product MMTSTEAEALCRDVDWSLLRGVLQGAVVLPGDERMLLANKQFAAGLPLTPPQALVRCRSTSDVQRTLEFLLEQELPFSVRSGGHCFADLSTRAPVVVDLSELAHVESRNGVVVVGPGALSADVSRSLASVGRAVPTGGCPRVAIGGLALVGGFGFLGRRYGLTTDHVESMEMVCADGRVLQASREEADDLYWALRGAGASGFGIVTELTLRTHPLDGLTVCHGRWPLTEAAELMALWQEHAPDADPDVNLELGLVAPDDPEAPCYVELFGVILGRGARVVSLVETLDRWLGPLAGDLRRWRLAPTAAAEYLVGLLDHEAAPAWMPSLPYQSTGYQFTRSSFFDESLEPEAIQACVEQFEADRRYAQYRELEFIPWGGAYALSDGTSSFLHRHARMLIRHTATVGSRSVDALREHARGWVDASWMTVLPHANGHVYQGYADARLDGFRRAYYGSNNPRLQRIKQKYDPQNVFRHAQTLSPP from the coding sequence ATGATGACCTCGACCGAAGCCGAAGCACTCTGCCGGGACGTCGACTGGTCCCTGCTCCGCGGGGTCCTCCAGGGCGCGGTGGTGCTGCCGGGAGACGAGCGGATGCTGCTCGCCAACAAGCAGTTCGCGGCGGGCCTGCCGCTCACGCCTCCCCAGGCCCTGGTCCGCTGCCGGAGCACTTCGGACGTGCAGCGGACGCTGGAGTTCCTCCTCGAGCAGGAGCTGCCCTTCTCGGTGCGAAGTGGAGGGCATTGCTTCGCGGACCTCTCCACGCGTGCGCCGGTCGTCGTCGACCTCTCGGAGCTCGCCCACGTCGAGTCCAGAAACGGTGTCGTCGTGGTCGGACCGGGCGCGCTCTCCGCCGACGTCAGCCGGAGCCTGGCCTCCGTGGGCCGGGCCGTTCCCACCGGAGGGTGTCCCCGGGTCGCCATCGGCGGGCTCGCGCTGGTCGGTGGCTTCGGGTTCCTCGGCCGGCGCTACGGGCTCACCACGGACCACGTCGAGAGCATGGAGATGGTCTGCGCCGACGGCCGTGTGCTCCAGGCGAGCAGGGAGGAAGCGGACGACCTCTACTGGGCGCTTCGTGGCGCTGGCGCCTCCGGCTTCGGCATCGTCACCGAGCTGACGCTGCGGACCCATCCCCTGGATGGGCTCACCGTCTGCCACGGCCGCTGGCCCCTGACCGAGGCCGCCGAGCTGATGGCGCTCTGGCAGGAGCATGCGCCCGATGCGGACCCGGATGTGAATCTCGAGCTCGGCCTCGTCGCGCCGGACGACCCGGAGGCCCCGTGCTACGTGGAGCTCTTCGGTGTCATCCTCGGGCGGGGCGCGCGCGTCGTGAGCCTCGTGGAGACGCTGGATCGCTGGCTCGGACCGCTGGCCGGGGACCTGCGCAGGTGGCGCCTCGCGCCCACGGCGGCAGCGGAGTACCTGGTCGGGCTGTTGGACCATGAGGCAGCACCGGCCTGGATGCCGAGCCTCCCGTACCAATCCACCGGCTACCAGTTCACCCGCTCCAGCTTCTTCGATGAGTCGTTGGAGCCGGAGGCCATCCAGGCGTGTGTGGAGCAGTTCGAGGCGGATCGCCGCTACGCGCAGTACCGGGAGCTCGAGTTCATTCCCTGGGGCGGGGCGTATGCGCTCTCCGATGGCACCTCCAGCTTCCTCCACCGGCACGCGCGCATGCTGATTCGCCACACCGCCACCGTGGGCTCACGGTCCGTGGATGCCCTGCGCGAGCACGCACGTGGGTGGGTGGATGCCTCGTGGATGACGGTGCTCCCGCACGCCAACGGACATGTGTATCAGGGCTACGCGGACGCGCGCCTGGATGGCTTCCGCCGTGCCTACTACGGGAGCAACAACCCCAGGCTCCAGCGCATCAAGCAGAAGTACGACCCACAGAACGTCTTCCGCCACGCCCAGACGCTCTCCCCGCCGTGA
- a CDS encoding sensor histidine kinase, whose translation MLSSPVVISRWRAAALIFSAWTLVGCVAVAGGVAAALSTGRPLPSTFFFFSNILGMWLWALYTPLIFTLCERYPLDGPAWRRGVGAHAALFLVLWSLEFAFGSVLDLFVEHPQRPVLHYFFSALIYCLFCYLGALAVGHALRFHRLYLERAVRASELESQLLRSQLLALQMQLRPHFLFNALHTVSGLVRTDDKEGALRVVAGLADLLRAVLRGDANQQVPLRQEVELVERYLGIEQLRFQERLHTELQVDPEVLEALVPQLLLQPLVENAVRHGTCVQEGEGRVFVHIRREAEMLCLSVEDSGAGSAPGGAHDAPGWPEGAESGGIGLANTRARLRHLYGERHRLSLRRTEDGGTVAEVAIPFLRAERAS comes from the coding sequence ATGCTCTCTTCCCCCGTGGTCATCTCTCGCTGGCGTGCAGCGGCGCTCATCTTCTCTGCGTGGACGCTCGTGGGTTGTGTGGCGGTCGCCGGGGGCGTAGCGGCCGCGCTCTCCACCGGCAGGCCCCTGCCCAGCACCTTCTTCTTCTTCAGCAACATCCTGGGGATGTGGCTATGGGCGCTCTATACGCCCCTCATCTTCACCCTGTGCGAGCGCTACCCTCTCGACGGGCCGGCATGGCGCCGCGGCGTGGGCGCGCACGCGGCCCTGTTCCTGGTCCTGTGGAGCCTCGAGTTCGCCTTCGGCTCGGTGCTGGACCTGTTCGTCGAGCACCCGCAGCGCCCGGTGCTGCACTACTTCTTCAGTGCGCTGATCTACTGTCTCTTCTGCTACCTGGGCGCTCTCGCCGTGGGCCACGCACTGCGCTTCCACCGGCTCTACCTGGAGCGCGCCGTGCGGGCTTCCGAGCTGGAGTCACAGCTGCTGCGTTCCCAGCTGCTGGCCCTGCAGATGCAGCTGCGCCCCCACTTCCTCTTCAACGCCCTACACACCGTGTCCGGGCTCGTACGGACCGACGACAAGGAGGGGGCGCTTCGGGTGGTCGCGGGTCTGGCGGATCTGCTGCGGGCGGTGCTGCGCGGCGACGCGAACCAGCAGGTCCCCCTTCGCCAGGAGGTCGAGCTGGTCGAGCGCTACCTGGGCATCGAACAACTGCGATTCCAGGAGCGGCTCCACACGGAGCTCCAGGTAGACCCGGAGGTCCTCGAGGCGCTCGTCCCCCAGTTGCTGCTGCAGCCGCTCGTGGAGAATGCCGTGCGCCATGGGACGTGCGTCCAGGAGGGCGAGGGGCGGGTGTTCGTCCACATCCGGCGGGAGGCGGAGATGTTGTGCCTCTCGGTGGAGGACTCGGGGGCGGGGAGCGCACCCGGCGGGGCGCATGACGCGCCTGGCTGGCCGGAGGGAGCCGAGTCTGGAGGAATTGGCCTCGCCAATACTCGAGCCCGCCTGCGTCATCTGTACGGGGAGCGTCACCGGTTGTCACTCAGACGGACCGAAGACGGCGGCACGGTCGCCGAGGTGGCCATTCCCTTCCTGCGCGCGGAAAGGGCCTCATGA
- a CDS encoding peptidoglycan-binding protein produces MTTTSAVRASQTQATRATASAAASNPNAILSKYQPTGASSATARQDGLQGGVAASRKMAQTDLPKIKKYADEFAAAGKKYNLPPALLAAIASRESRGGSALDSRGFGDHGNGFGLMQVDKRFHSLKGGPFSAAHIDQAAGILKSYQNQIKARHPDWPPEQQLRGAVAAYNSGVGNVQTIKNMDVGTTGNDYSNDVWARAQALAPNFGGKTDGASGPSRPNEPRPSPSAPTLKEGSHGAPVTKLQKQLEKLGFDVGKVDGDFGPRTEAAVKRFQAKHHLEADGVVGPKTHAALDKALDHLSKPKPTHSDGFDNGSKWKDAPALADVKSGKAHLQQGMEGGSVKHLQKLLGLETDGKFGPATKKAVADFQREHHLDAGAGRGSVGPKTLAAMEKAARSDGPGDATPAMRKLAKAGHAAAMSIGGYNSQGLCATGVSKAIQNAFGFKVWGNGNQIDNNLPRDKFKQVHMSLAEALKTPGLVLTWEKTSTTAGQKYGHTAITTGDGHSSVSDFIERNTLNASGRTGLKIFRPTI; encoded by the coding sequence ATGACGACGACTTCTGCCGTTCGTGCGTCTCAGACCCAGGCGACGCGCGCCACCGCCTCCGCGGCGGCCTCGAACCCGAACGCCATCCTCTCCAAGTACCAGCCCACCGGCGCCTCCTCGGCCACCGCCCGGCAGGATGGGCTGCAGGGCGGAGTCGCCGCCTCGCGCAAGATGGCGCAGACGGACCTGCCCAAGATCAAGAAGTACGCCGACGAGTTCGCCGCCGCGGGCAAGAAGTACAACCTGCCCCCCGCGCTGCTGGCGGCCATCGCCTCGCGTGAGTCTCGCGGGGGCTCGGCGCTCGACAGCCGCGGCTTCGGCGACCACGGCAACGGCTTCGGCCTGATGCAGGTGGACAAGCGCTTCCACAGCCTGAAGGGCGGGCCGTTCAGCGCGGCGCACATCGACCAGGCCGCCGGCATCCTCAAGTCCTACCAGAACCAGATCAAGGCCAGACACCCGGACTGGCCGCCCGAGCAGCAATTGCGCGGCGCGGTGGCGGCCTACAACTCGGGTGTCGGCAACGTCCAGACCATCAAGAACATGGACGTGGGCACCACGGGCAATGACTACTCCAACGACGTGTGGGCGCGCGCCCAGGCCCTGGCCCCGAACTTCGGCGGCAAGACCGACGGAGCCTCGGGCCCGTCGCGCCCCAATGAGCCGCGCCCGAGCCCCTCCGCGCCGACCCTGAAGGAGGGCAGCCACGGCGCCCCGGTCACCAAGCTGCAGAAGCAGTTGGAGAAGCTCGGCTTCGACGTGGGCAAGGTGGATGGCGACTTCGGTCCCAGGACCGAAGCGGCGGTGAAGCGCTTCCAGGCCAAGCACCACCTGGAGGCGGACGGCGTCGTCGGTCCCAAGACGCACGCGGCGCTCGACAAGGCGCTGGACCACCTGTCCAAGCCCAAGCCCACCCACTCGGACGGCTTCGACAACGGCTCCAAGTGGAAGGACGCTCCCGCGCTGGCGGACGTGAAGTCCGGCAAGGCGCACCTGCAGCAGGGAATGGAGGGAGGCTCGGTCAAGCACCTCCAGAAGCTGCTGGGCCTGGAGACTGACGGCAAGTTCGGCCCCGCCACCAAGAAGGCCGTGGCGGACTTCCAGCGCGAGCACCACCTGGATGCCGGTGCGGGCCGGGGCTCGGTGGGTCCGAAGACGCTGGCCGCGATGGAGAAGGCGGCCAGGAGCGACGGCCCGGGCGATGCGACTCCCGCGATGCGCAAGCTCGCGAAGGCGGGCCACGCGGCCGCGATGAGCATCGGCGGCTACAACAGCCAGGGCCTGTGCGCCACCGGCGTGAGCAAGGCCATCCAGAATGCCTTCGGCTTCAAGGTCTGGGGCAATGGCAACCAGATCGACAACAACCTGCCGCGCGACAAGTTCAAGCAGGTCCACATGTCGCTGGCCGAGGCGCTGAAGACTCCGGGCCTCGTCCTCACCTGGGAGAAGACCTCCACGACGGCGGGCCAGAAGTACGGCCACACCGCCATCACCACCGGCGACGGCCACTCGTCCGTGAGCGACTTCATCGAGCGCAACACGCTGAACGCCAGTGGCCGCACCGGGCTGAAGATCTTCCGGCCGACGATCTGA
- a CDS encoding GMC family oxidoreductase, producing MTKKTSSPPPGKTQLLQQLQAGRLSRRGFLTLLGLTATAVGTQTLFSCSAPTSEYDYIIVGAGSAGCTLAARLLAGSKARILLIEAGGSNDREEVRDFTQAWKLTLPDSEVDWGYKSVPQRELMDKQQSYSSGKVVGGSSSINGMVWVHGNKGDFDGWAASGCSGWDFNGVQPSFQQVRAALQPTSALTARGALSQAMVQAFANLGHPFNPDPNGEQQLGVGYTWLNVTEDGRRLDAFSSLLAPSVGDPRLSILMGAHVKRIAVRGNKAEGVVLDQDGVEQTLKASREVIVCAGTIQTPQLLMLSGIGDPAELSPHGIPVVAAVPGVGRNLHDHLISVAVRKLRQPEPASHVTTMDVSVFFGEGPRSGMPKFQVQAYYMRYGWASYPSEAVALGLINLHPTSRGSVKLRSADFQDAPLIDPNFLGTPEDMANQLEGYKAIRQLLGAPGLRDWLEDVEHTPGPEVSTDAKLQEAIRKYSESDFHSVGTCRMGTDDLAVVDPLLRVKGVQGLRLASGAIMPTVPSGNTNAASMMVGDRAGRLLLELG from the coding sequence ATGACGAAGAAGACCTCCTCCCCACCGCCTGGCAAGACGCAGCTCCTCCAACAGCTCCAGGCCGGGAGGCTCTCCCGCCGTGGATTCCTGACGCTGCTCGGCCTGACGGCCACGGCCGTGGGAACCCAGACACTGTTCAGCTGCTCGGCGCCCACCTCGGAATATGACTACATCATCGTGGGGGCGGGCTCGGCGGGCTGCACGCTCGCGGCCAGGCTGCTTGCGGGCTCCAAGGCACGCATCCTGCTGATCGAGGCGGGAGGCTCGAACGACCGCGAGGAGGTCCGCGACTTCACCCAGGCCTGGAAGCTGACGCTGCCCGACTCCGAGGTGGATTGGGGCTACAAGTCCGTGCCCCAGCGAGAGCTGATGGACAAGCAGCAGTCCTACTCCAGCGGCAAGGTGGTGGGCGGAAGCAGCTCCATCAACGGCATGGTCTGGGTGCATGGCAACAAGGGCGACTTCGACGGCTGGGCCGCCTCGGGGTGCTCCGGCTGGGATTTCAACGGTGTGCAGCCCTCCTTCCAGCAGGTGCGTGCGGCGCTCCAGCCGACCTCGGCGCTGACGGCCCGCGGTGCGCTGTCCCAGGCCATGGTCCAGGCGTTCGCGAACCTTGGCCATCCGTTCAACCCGGACCCCAACGGCGAGCAGCAGCTCGGCGTGGGTTACACCTGGTTGAACGTGACGGAGGACGGCCGGCGCCTGGATGCCTTCTCCTCCCTCCTGGCGCCGAGTGTCGGCGACCCCCGGCTGAGCATTCTCATGGGTGCCCACGTGAAGCGCATCGCCGTGCGCGGCAACAAGGCCGAAGGGGTGGTCCTGGACCAGGATGGAGTGGAGCAGACGCTGAAGGCTTCGCGCGAGGTCATCGTCTGCGCGGGCACCATTCAGACGCCGCAGTTGCTGATGCTCTCGGGGATTGGCGATCCGGCGGAGCTGTCGCCCCATGGCATCCCGGTGGTGGCGGCGGTGCCGGGCGTGGGAAGGAACCTGCACGACCACCTCATCTCGGTGGCGGTGAGGAAGCTGCGGCAGCCGGAGCCGGCATCGCATGTCACCACCATGGACGTGAGCGTCTTCTTCGGGGAAGGCCCGCGGTCAGGCATGCCGAAGTTCCAGGTCCAGGCGTATTACATGCGGTATGGCTGGGCTTCCTACCCCTCCGAAGCGGTGGCGTTGGGGCTCATCAATCTGCACCCGACAAGCCGCGGGAGCGTGAAGCTGCGCTCGGCGGACTTCCAGGACGCCCCGCTCATTGATCCGAACTTCCTGGGCACGCCCGAGGACATGGCCAACCAGCTCGAGGGCTACAAGGCCATCCGGCAGTTGCTCGGAGCGCCCGGGCTGCGCGACTGGTTGGAGGACGTGGAGCACACGCCAGGGCCAGAGGTTTCCACGGATGCGAAGCTCCAGGAGGCAATCCGGAAGTACTCCGAGAGCGACTTCCATTCCGTGGGGACGTGCCGGATGGGCACGGACGACCTGGCGGTGGTGGATCCCCTGCTCCGGGTCAAGGGAGTCCAGGGGCTGCGGCTGGCGAGCGGCGCCATCATGCCCACCGTCCCCTCGGGGAACACCAATGCGGCGTCCATGATGGTCGGAGATCGCGCTGGCAGGCTGCTCCTCGAGCTCGGGTGA
- a CDS encoding DUF1428 domain-containing protein: MPYVDGFVVPVPIKNIAAYRTMSRKAGKLWREHGALAYFECVGDDVKPGKLTSFPQSVKLKAGETVVFSWIVYKSRAERNRINKKVMADPRLTKMMDPKAMPFDSKRMIYGGFKVFVEL; the protein is encoded by the coding sequence ATGCCCTATGTCGATGGTTTCGTCGTGCCGGTTCCCATCAAGAACATCGCCGCCTACCGCACCATGTCGCGCAAGGCGGGCAAGCTGTGGCGCGAGCACGGCGCGCTCGCCTACTTCGAGTGCGTCGGCGACGACGTCAAGCCCGGCAAGCTCACCTCCTTCCCGCAGAGCGTCAAGCTGAAGGCGGGGGAGACCGTGGTGTTCTCCTGGATTGTCTACAAGTCGCGCGCCGAGCGGAACCGCATCAACAAGAAGGTCATGGCTGATCCCCGCCTCACGAAGATGATGGACCCCAAGGCCATGCCCTTCGACAGCAAGCGGATGATCTACGGCGGCTTCAAGGTGTTCGTCGAGCTCTGA
- a CDS encoding metallophosphoesterase produces the protein MAAAPRTEPYVFQGVERIVAVGDVHGDVGALRDVLKLAGLIDAQGHWTGGKAHLVQTGDIPDRGEQTREAYELLMRLEVEAQKAGGRVHALLGNHEVMNMMGDLRYVAPGERASFADQSPAPDAPGTPRGTQGHQAAYGPEGRYGRWLRTHAAVVRINGTLFLHGGIAPDLPETTLEGLNRWVLQDVTPGQPPGGASARNGPLWFRGYALDDEAQWEAGLTKVLGQLGAKRMVMGHTTTQDGRIRMRFGGRVVFTDTGLSTGYGHHLAALELRGDRLTALYPEGRVPLLVPKAPAPSPSVQVPEPAAVPQPARREAISR, from the coding sequence ATGGCTGCCGCGCCGCGCACGGAGCCGTATGTCTTCCAGGGAGTGGAGCGCATCGTCGCCGTGGGAGACGTCCACGGTGACGTGGGAGCGCTGCGCGACGTGCTGAAGCTGGCCGGGCTCATCGACGCGCAGGGACACTGGACGGGTGGCAAGGCGCACCTGGTGCAGACGGGGGACATCCCGGACCGGGGTGAGCAGACGCGCGAGGCCTACGAGTTGCTCATGCGCCTGGAGGTCGAGGCGCAAAAGGCGGGCGGCCGGGTCCACGCCCTGCTGGGCAACCACGAGGTGATGAACATGATGGGGGACCTGCGCTACGTCGCCCCGGGAGAGCGGGCCTCGTTCGCGGACCAGAGCCCCGCGCCGGATGCGCCGGGCACGCCCCGGGGAACGCAGGGACACCAGGCTGCATATGGCCCCGAGGGTCGCTATGGCCGCTGGCTGCGCACGCATGCCGCAGTAGTGCGCATCAACGGCACGCTCTTCCTGCACGGGGGGATTGCCCCGGACCTGCCGGAGACGACGCTGGAGGGCCTCAACCGCTGGGTGCTGCAGGACGTGACACCGGGCCAGCCTCCTGGAGGGGCCTCGGCCCGGAACGGACCGCTGTGGTTCCGCGGCTACGCGCTGGACGACGAGGCGCAGTGGGAGGCCGGGCTCACGAAGGTGCTGGGCCAGCTGGGCGCGAAGCGGATGGTGATGGGGCACACGACGACCCAGGACGGACGCATCCGCATGCGCTTCGGGGGGCGGGTGGTGTTCACCGACACCGGCCTGAGCACCGGGTACGGCCACCATCTGGCGGCGCTGGAGCTCCGGGGCGACCGGCTCACGGCCCTGTATCCCGAGGGCCGCGTGCCGTTGCTCGTTCCCAAGGCTCCCGCGCCGAGCCCCTCCGTCCAGGTGCCCGAGCCGGCCGCGGTGCCGCAACCGGCCCGGCGCGAGGCCATCTCCCGCTGA
- a CDS encoding deoxyhypusine synthase family protein, which translates to MNIRDFCRTHFKHFNAAALVDAADGYVRHVEGGGKMLVTLAGAMSTAELGISLAELIRRDKVHAICCTGANLEEDIFNLVAHAFYERVPHYRDLTPTDEQALLERHMNRVTDTCIPEMEAMRRIEAVILEEWCSADRDGRRHFPHEFLYRVLRGGKLASSYQIDPRHSWLLAACEKDLPIWVPGWEDSTLGNMYAGHCIAGDVKNVHTVRSGIESMTTLAAWYTETAPRAPIGFFQIGGGIAGDFPICVVPMLHQDLRREGIPLWAYFCQISDSTTSYGSYSGAVPNEKITWGKLGIDTPKFVVESDASIVAPLIFSYVLDS; encoded by the coding sequence TTGAACATCAGGGACTTCTGCCGGACCCACTTCAAGCACTTCAACGCAGCGGCACTGGTCGACGCGGCCGACGGCTACGTCCGGCACGTGGAGGGCGGTGGAAAGATGCTCGTCACGCTCGCGGGCGCGATGAGCACGGCGGAGCTGGGAATCTCCCTGGCGGAGTTGATCCGGCGCGACAAGGTCCACGCCATCTGCTGCACGGGCGCGAACCTGGAGGAGGACATCTTCAACCTCGTCGCCCACGCGTTCTACGAGCGAGTGCCGCACTACCGGGACCTGACGCCGACAGACGAGCAGGCGCTGCTCGAACGGCACATGAACCGGGTGACGGATACCTGCATCCCGGAGATGGAGGCCATGCGTCGCATCGAGGCCGTCATCCTGGAGGAGTGGTGCTCGGCGGACCGGGACGGGCGCCGGCACTTCCCGCATGAGTTCCTCTACCGCGTACTCCGTGGCGGCAAGCTGGCCAGCAGCTACCAGATCGACCCCCGACACAGTTGGTTGCTCGCGGCCTGCGAGAAGGACCTGCCCATCTGGGTGCCGGGCTGGGAGGACTCCACGCTGGGCAACATGTACGCGGGACACTGCATCGCCGGAGACGTGAAGAACGTCCACACCGTCCGGAGCGGCATCGAGTCCATGACCACGCTCGCGGCCTGGTACACGGAGACCGCCCCGCGCGCGCCCATCGGCTTCTTCCAGATTGGCGGCGGCATCGCCGGGGACTTCCCCATCTGCGTGGTGCCCATGCTGCACCAGGACCTCCGGCGCGAGGGCATCCCGCTGTGGGCGTACTTCTGTCAGATCAGCGACTCGACGACGAGCTACGGCTCGTACTCCGGCGCGGTGCCCAACGAGAAGATCACCTGGGGCAAGCTCGGCATCGACACGCCGAAGTTCGTCGTGGAGAGCGACGCGTCCATCGTCGCGCCGCTCATCTTCAGCTACGTCCTCGACAGCTGA
- a CDS encoding endonuclease/exonuclease/phosphatase family protein: MAVDLRIASYNILADAYIKPEWFPHTPADVLRPQRREEALARRIAELDADIVCLQEVEPDRFAALQRELEPLGYTGVLALKQQGRPDGCAVFHRLERCLGHRAHYFRDRLEDGRISGHLALVVDFDVGGDRLRVACTHLRWDRPDRPVEQHQGMQEATELLEELVQRDSEALWVVCGDFNAQPGEPLVRAFAEAGLRDAYQGRHQPTCNANDRAKAIDFLFHSRALEAQPVRLPELDDRTPMPSETEPSDHLPIAARLRRA, from the coding sequence ATGGCGGTGGATCTGCGAATTGCCTCGTACAACATCCTGGCGGACGCCTACATCAAGCCCGAGTGGTTCCCGCACACGCCCGCGGACGTCCTCCGGCCGCAGAGGCGCGAGGAGGCACTGGCACGCCGGATTGCGGAGCTGGACGCGGACATCGTCTGCCTGCAGGAAGTGGAGCCCGACCGCTTCGCCGCGCTCCAGCGGGAGCTGGAGCCGCTCGGGTACACCGGCGTGCTGGCCCTGAAACAGCAGGGCCGGCCCGACGGCTGCGCGGTGTTCCACCGCCTGGAGCGTTGCCTCGGCCACCGGGCCCATTACTTCAGGGACCGACTGGAGGACGGGCGCATCTCGGGGCACCTGGCGCTGGTCGTGGACTTCGACGTCGGAGGGGACCGGCTGCGCGTGGCGTGCACGCACCTGCGCTGGGATCGGCCGGACAGGCCCGTGGAGCAGCACCAGGGGATGCAGGAGGCGACCGAGCTGCTCGAGGAGTTGGTCCAGAGGGACTCGGAGGCCCTGTGGGTCGTGTGCGGCGACTTCAACGCGCAGCCCGGGGAGCCGCTGGTCCGAGCGTTCGCGGAGGCCGGGCTGCGCGATGCCTATCAGGGGCGGCACCAGCCGACCTGCAACGCCAACGACAGAGCCAAGGCGATCGACTTCCTCTTCCACTCGCGTGCCTTGGAGGCGCAGCCGGTCCGGCTGCCGGAACTGGACGACCGGACGCCGATGCCGTCGGAGACCGAGCCCTCTGATCACCTGCCGATCGCCGCGCGGCTGCGGCGCGCCTGA
- a CDS encoding FruA-associating protein, FapA, with product MHMTHEQVGIEELTSADFAVLEAWDPTQVELTPAMASRLWLQTSLRLTRAQKELHDAIFTHDGTDASLDRYASARAELDSAEAWALRVAKAHPRRDQD from the coding sequence ATGCACATGACCCACGAGCAGGTAGGAATTGAGGAGTTGACGTCGGCGGACTTCGCGGTGCTGGAGGCCTGGGACCCGACCCAGGTGGAGCTCACTCCGGCCATGGCGTCCCGGCTGTGGTTGCAGACGAGCCTCCGCCTCACCCGGGCCCAGAAGGAGCTCCACGATGCCATCTTCACCCACGATGGCACCGACGCGAGCCTCGACCGCTATGCCAGCGCGCGGGCGGAGCTCGACTCGGCGGAGGCCTGGGCCCTGCGTGTCGCCAAGGCCCATCCCCGACGCGACCAGGATTGA
- a CDS encoding PilZ domain-containing protein, translated as MPDRHEQIDRRSFPRLQAPLYSRPARLQFGSTRQVLDVSRSGARIYSDEFHAEGSQLELELFLADAGSLECKARVVWTSKLPPGGVARYEVGLAFLDAPPATWSRLQPLLVPDDVREAS; from the coding sequence ATGCCAGACAGACACGAGCAGATTGACCGCCGTTCCTTCCCGCGTCTCCAGGCTCCGCTTTATTCGCGCCCGGCGCGGCTGCAGTTCGGTTCAACCCGACAGGTGCTGGACGTCAGCCGGAGCGGCGCCCGCATCTACTCCGACGAGTTCCACGCGGAGGGCAGCCAGTTGGAGCTGGAGCTCTTCCTGGCGGATGCCGGCTCGCTGGAGTGCAAGGCGCGCGTGGTCTGGACGTCGAAGCTTCCTCCCGGCGGCGTCGCCCGCTACGAGGTGGGACTGGCCTTCCTGGACGCGCCGCCCGCCACGTGGAGCCGGCTCCAGCCGCTGCTCGTCCCCGACGACGTGAGGGAGGCCTCCTGA
- a CDS encoding LytR/AlgR family response regulator transcription factor — protein MSTPLLSERIRTLVVDDEHLARKSLRLLLSADPDIEVVGECATGRKAIQALQQGPVDLLFLDIQMPGVDGFEVLQAAGPGAASAVVFVTAFDTHALRAFDVGAIHYLLKPFDDARFASVLARAKAHVSGLRVQGMARKLGELCAAVAPAPAAPPALAPTYLERLAVKEAGRVLLVPVEQIDWAEAEDYYVQVHVGGRAHLLRQSLRELEAQLDPRRFLRIHRSTLVNLERVKELQPLFHGEFWVLLHDGRRLKLSRSYRDRLDQVLSVRRGREPPLE, from the coding sequence ATGAGCACGCCGCTGCTCTCGGAGCGCATCCGCACCCTCGTCGTGGACGATGAGCACCTCGCCCGCAAGAGCCTCCGGTTGCTGCTGTCGGCGGACCCGGACATCGAGGTGGTGGGCGAGTGCGCGACGGGGCGCAAGGCGATCCAGGCGCTCCAGCAGGGCCCCGTGGACCTCCTCTTCCTGGACATCCAGATGCCGGGCGTGGACGGGTTCGAGGTGCTCCAGGCCGCGGGGCCGGGTGCAGCGTCCGCCGTGGTGTTCGTGACGGCCTTCGACACCCATGCGCTCCGGGCCTTCGACGTGGGCGCCATCCATTACCTGCTCAAGCCCTTCGACGACGCGCGCTTCGCCAGCGTCCTCGCACGCGCGAAGGCGCACGTCAGCGGGCTCCGGGTCCAGGGGATGGCACGCAAGCTGGGTGAGCTGTGCGCGGCCGTGGCCCCCGCTCCCGCCGCGCCGCCCGCCCTGGCCCCCACGTACCTCGAGCGGCTCGCGGTGAAGGAGGCGGGGAGGGTGCTCCTGGTTCCCGTCGAGCAGATCGACTGGGCCGAGGCCGAGGACTACTACGTCCAGGTCCACGTGGGCGGCCGGGCGCACCTCCTGCGTCAGTCGCTGCGTGAGCTGGAGGCGCAGTTGGACCCTCGCCGCTTCCTGCGCATCCACCGCTCGACGCTCGTCAACCTGGAGCGGGTCAAGGAGCTGCAGCCCCTCTTCCACGGCGAGTTCTGGGTGCTGCTCCACGATGGACGCCGCCTCAAGCTGAGCCGCAGCTATCGCGACCGGCTCGACCAGGTGCTCTCCGTACGCCGAGGACGTGAGCCACCTCTTGAATGA